The Methanobacterium lacus genome includes a region encoding these proteins:
- a CDS encoding sortase domain-containing protein → MNIQFKHILIIIAIVVVGVAFTTVAFSGKNIKTNHFEKDEVSFDYPDSWQIVNKSRTSEIVAFNDPNSNLNVTVNRWNIVSKYKPFENFTITGPGDQSGLKFVSHKTIDLNGTKADENIYQFNESDKTYQRTEIWINKNNAMYSIIYTTTDKDLNYKSPEIQAVTKNLTIKDSSLPSTPIWGQITIPTQNVTWDIRQDGVNYYGSVFHYTDSFFTGQNGTVGLLGHHTRYSAPFANINLLNTGDKVIITDYLTQRNYIYQVESNADIKSDYKTNPIQFAPGNYELTLVTCYPPGYEEAAFQTHLKLVSIEQINQ, encoded by the coding sequence ATGAATATTCAATTCAAACATATTTTAATCATTATTGCAATTGTTGTGGTGGGAGTAGCATTTACAACAGTTGCATTTTCAGGAAAAAATATCAAAACAAATCATTTTGAAAAGGACGAGGTGTCATTCGATTACCCTGACAGTTGGCAGATTGTAAATAAATCAAGAACCTCAGAAATAGTTGCATTTAATGATCCAAATTCTAATTTAAATGTAACAGTTAACAGGTGGAATATTGTATCGAAGTACAAGCCATTTGAAAATTTCACCATCACGGGTCCCGGTGATCAATCTGGACTTAAATTTGTATCCCATAAAACTATAGATCTCAATGGTACAAAGGCTGATGAAAATATATATCAATTTAATGAAAGCGATAAAACCTATCAGCGTACTGAAATCTGGATCAATAAGAACAATGCAATGTACAGCATAATTTACACAACAACAGACAAGGACTTAAATTATAAAAGCCCAGAAATTCAAGCTGTTACAAAAAACTTGACAATAAAAGACAGTTCATTACCTTCAACCCCAATTTGGGGTCAAATAACCATTCCCACACAAAATGTAACTTGGGACATCCGCCAGGATGGGGTTAATTATTATGGATCTGTTTTTCACTACACCGATAGTTTCTTCACAGGGCAAAATGGCACTGTAGGATTGTTAGGTCACCATACAAGATATTCAGCACCATTTGCCAATATTAACCTCCTCAACACAGGAGATAAAGTAATAATTACGGATTATTTGACACAAAGAAACTACATCTATCAAGTTGAAAGTAACGCTGATATTAAAAGTGACTATAAAACCAATCCTATTCAATTCGCCCCTGGTAACTACGAACTAACTCTTGTAACATGTTACCCACCAGGATATGAGGAAGCAGCATTTCAAACACATCTTAAATTGGTTTCAATTGAACAAATTAATCAGTAA
- a CDS encoding tetratricopeptide repeat protein gives MEDHDGENHQKFSDIIEACDELLKTNSEDYETWTRKGMALMGLGKINEAIECFDKSLAIMPNYPWALDNMCMALLLVERYDESLECFDKALEIHPDDEVLINNKAFLLSSMGNFEGALILFDEILKTTDNKNSVLKEKTNCLLNLERYDDALNSINEVLEEVSDDPDLYFKKGNALGGLGRTDEAIEAFETSLNLNPLFVESWNAKGVAYSMLECYSDALICFDHAIDLDVDDDRGWFLKAETLTKMNELKEAFDCYKKAVDLNPLNTEGWYKLGLVLYNLKQFPQSIESYDRALDLEPKSAAIWNSKALSLYEIHEHEEEIGCYNHALEIDPEFSEAWTNKGATYLTLGRNEEALVCLEKALELNPNDQTALMNKASVLISVEDYDDAILYCDRVLEIDSNQVAALFLKARTQQNIAKFDESIETLERITSIDPDNDEAWFLIGVSQEYLNKPEDALVSFNKAIEIEPKNIGAWYFKGRSLMMLGRADEALKSYEMVTLMDPENYEAFHLTGLINMEQGNYDEALKNFDAVLNISPDNIDVLINKGQAYGFMDKPEKALEYFDEALDLESDNVEALNYRGVALKHMGDHDASIKTFEAVLEMEPENPWAWHQIGLNYKEVGEYEKAIESFDNALDEDPKFLLALLEKGVCLGMNKQFKEALECFDDVLIKDPQNPDALQFKNMTIQMMNEGD, from the coding sequence ATGGAAGATCATGACGGTGAAAACCATCAAAAATTCAGTGATATTATTGAAGCTTGTGATGAGCTCCTGAAGACTAATTCAGAGGATTATGAAACGTGGACACGTAAGGGTATGGCCCTCATGGGTCTTGGAAAAATAAACGAAGCAATAGAATGTTTTGATAAATCCCTTGCTATCATGCCGAACTATCCATGGGCATTGGACAACATGTGCATGGCACTGTTACTTGTTGAAAGATATGATGAATCACTAGAATGTTTTGACAAGGCACTGGAAATCCATCCAGATGACGAAGTTCTCATAAATAACAAGGCTTTCCTACTTTCATCAATGGGAAACTTTGAAGGGGCTTTAATTCTCTTCGATGAAATCCTAAAAACCACCGATAACAAAAATTCTGTTCTCAAAGAAAAGACCAACTGCCTGCTCAATCTTGAAAGGTATGATGATGCTCTAAACTCAATTAACGAAGTTCTTGAAGAGGTTTCAGACGATCCTGACCTGTATTTCAAGAAGGGAAATGCTCTGGGAGGACTTGGAAGAACTGATGAAGCAATTGAAGCCTTTGAAACTAGTTTAAACCTTAATCCATTATTTGTTGAATCATGGAATGCTAAGGGTGTTGCATACAGCATGCTTGAATGCTACAGTGACGCACTCATATGTTTTGATCATGCAATAGACCTCGATGTGGATGATGATAGAGGATGGTTCTTGAAGGCAGAAACCCTAACCAAAATGAATGAACTCAAGGAAGCATTCGACTGTTACAAAAAAGCAGTAGATTTAAACCCATTAAATACCGAAGGATGGTACAAGTTAGGTCTGGTACTGTACAACCTTAAACAGTTCCCACAATCAATAGAATCCTACGACAGGGCTCTGGATTTAGAACCTAAATCTGCTGCAATTTGGAATTCCAAGGCACTCTCACTCTACGAAATCCACGAACATGAAGAGGAAATTGGATGTTACAACCATGCCCTGGAAATAGATCCAGAGTTTTCAGAGGCGTGGACCAACAAGGGAGCCACCTACCTAACCCTCGGCAGAAATGAAGAAGCATTAGTATGTCTTGAAAAGGCACTTGAATTGAATCCTAACGATCAAACAGCGCTGATGAACAAGGCAAGTGTGCTCATAAGTGTTGAAGACTACGATGATGCAATTTTATACTGTGACAGGGTGCTTGAAATTGATTCCAACCAGGTTGCTGCACTATTTTTAAAGGCCAGAACCCAACAAAACATTGCTAAATTTGATGAATCCATAGAAACTCTCGAAAGAATAACTTCTATAGACCCTGACAACGATGAAGCATGGTTTTTAATTGGAGTTTCCCAGGAATATCTTAACAAACCTGAAGATGCTTTAGTATCCTTTAACAAGGCCATCGAAATTGAACCCAAAAATATTGGTGCTTGGTACTTCAAGGGAAGGTCTCTCATGATGCTTGGAAGGGCTGATGAAGCACTCAAAAGCTATGAAATGGTGACCCTAATGGATCCTGAAAATTACGAAGCCTTCCATCTAACTGGACTCATAAACATGGAGCAGGGAAACTACGATGAAGCACTCAAAAATTTTGATGCAGTCCTCAATATTTCCCCAGACAACATTGATGTGCTGATAAACAAGGGTCAGGCATATGGATTTATGGATAAACCCGAAAAGGCACTGGAATATTTTGATGAAGCATTAGACTTAGAATCAGATAATGTAGAAGCATTGAATTATCGTGGTGTGGCCTTAAAACATATGGGAGACCATGACGCATCCATAAAAACATTTGAAGCAGTTCTTGAGATGGAACCTGAAAATCCATGGGCATGGCACCAGATAGGTTTAAATTACAAGGAAGTAGGAGAGTATGAAAAGGCCATTGAATCATTTGACAATGCCCTGGATGAAGATCCTAAATTCCTACTTGCACTACTGGAAAAGGGAGTTTGCCTGGGAATGAACAAACAATTTAAAGAAGCATTAGAATGTTTTGATGATGTTTTAATTAAGGATCCCCAAAATCCCGATGCTCTGCAGTTTAAAAATATGACAATTCAGATGATGAATGAAGGGGACTAA
- a CDS encoding TspO/MBR family protein has translation MNFSWRELPKLIVSILIVFLAGAVGTVFTLKEITTWYVNIPKPSWTPPNWAFGPIWSTLYVLMGISLFLIWREGLNRKDVKIGIGVFAVQLILNVVWSLVFFGSHNIAGGLVMVILLWISILINIVVFYRISKPAGIILIPYLIWVTIAGYLNYSVYLLGI, from the coding sequence ATGAATTTCAGCTGGAGAGAACTTCCTAAGTTGATTGTATCCATATTAATAGTTTTTTTAGCTGGGGCCGTAGGAACTGTGTTCACACTAAAGGAAATAACAACATGGTACGTGAATATTCCTAAACCCAGTTGGACACCACCAAACTGGGCATTTGGACCTATTTGGTCTACATTGTACGTGTTAATGGGCATATCACTCTTTCTCATATGGAGGGAGGGTTTAAATCGTAAGGATGTTAAAATTGGAATCGGAGTCTTTGCTGTTCAACTCATCTTAAACGTTGTTTGGTCCTTGGTATTCTTTGGATCCCACAACATAGCTGGTGGATTGGTAATGGTAATACTGCTGTGGATATCAATACTCATAAACATAGTAGTGTTCTACAGAATATCCAAACCCGCAGGAATAATACTGATCCCTTATCTCATATGGGTCACAATAGCAGGTTATCTAAATTACAGCGTTTACTTACTGGGGATTTAA
- a CDS encoding S1 family peptidase, whose protein sequence is MNQNQRSVLLVVVVLVIMGFTAVIVFNSSSTSASTLNAQAADSVVYVENGVSGVVTITDPFLNKTSDVNIGYYPLDSGSGFVVNDEGYIVTAYHVVGDPQAVQDKGVLRLMESGDIQQYLERAAVSGYVSRYNPQLGLELLNNTTGQGLIQTQPDANTTTELMNQRNLLHVQSAKQQIRVRLPGSSVGQYVNANLVDVGNPETSEDMALIKINTFFIRLHPLTLNSNTPILNQRIHIYGYPATKQGSYSNFNSSSLKPNSSSGVVTNELPTNGTFYYETTAQTTYGFSGGPVLDSNNEVLGILIYKLVTSNNTDQSRSVFLSSQYITKLLTKNNVSVNTE, encoded by the coding sequence ATGAATCAAAATCAAAGATCAGTGTTACTCGTAGTAGTTGTCTTAGTTATAATGGGGTTCACTGCAGTAATAGTTTTTAACAGTTCATCAACGTCAGCATCAACTTTAAACGCTCAAGCAGCTGATTCTGTTGTTTATGTAGAGAATGGTGTGTCTGGAGTTGTTACCATCACTGATCCATTTCTTAACAAGACATCTGATGTTAACATTGGCTACTATCCCCTTGATTCTGGATCAGGATTTGTAGTTAACGATGAGGGGTACATTGTCACAGCCTACCATGTTGTGGGTGATCCACAGGCTGTGCAGGATAAAGGAGTTTTAAGATTGATGGAATCTGGAGATATCCAACAGTACCTTGAAAGAGCAGCAGTATCCGGATATGTGTCGAGGTACAATCCTCAATTAGGCTTAGAACTCCTTAACAACACTACAGGCCAGGGGTTAATTCAAACACAGCCAGATGCAAACACGACAACCGAACTAATGAATCAAAGGAACCTGCTCCATGTTCAATCAGCCAAACAACAAATTAGGGTCCGACTTCCAGGGAGCAGTGTCGGACAATACGTGAATGCTAATTTAGTTGATGTTGGAAATCCAGAAACATCGGAGGATATGGCCTTGATTAAGATCAATACATTTTTTATCAGGTTACATCCACTCACATTAAATTCTAACACTCCCATTTTAAACCAGAGGATTCATATATATGGGTATCCTGCAACAAAGCAGGGATCGTACTCAAATTTTAACAGTTCTTCACTCAAACCAAATTCTAGCTCAGGTGTTGTAACCAATGAGTTACCTACCAACGGAACCTTTTATTATGAAACAACAGCACAGACAACCTATGGATTCAGTGGAGGGCCAGTTCTAGACTCTAACAACGAAGTTCTTGGAATATTAATATATAAATTAGTGACATCCAATAACACAGATCAATCTAGAAGTGTTTTTCTTTCGTCACAGTATATTACAAAACTCTTGACTAAAAACAACGTATCCGTGAACACGGAATGA
- a CDS encoding response regulator has protein sequence MSDTKILVVEDDKIISLDIQRVLNAVGYEVPITVSTGEDAIKIAKELLPDLILMDISLKGNMDGIHAASQIKNLSIPIIYLTAYKNKSLIERAQETDPYGYILKPYDEYELTLTIDMALKKHEQITKMEGIIQETPLPLFFINNQHEVIFWNKAMEKLSGTPINEIIGTDNHWQSFYDSKRPCMADLLMDNKFRMMHELYSGKIDMSDDSWSAEEYFPKVYDGVMLNFSASLIKNIQGKTIGALEIVDVK, from the coding sequence ATGTCAGATACTAAAATTTTAGTTGTTGAAGATGATAAAATAATATCCTTAGATATCCAGCGTGTTTTAAATGCCGTCGGTTATGAGGTTCCAATTACCGTTTCAACTGGAGAAGATGCAATAAAAATTGCTAAAGAGTTACTTCCAGATCTCATATTGATGGATATTTCATTGAAGGGTAACATGGACGGTATACATGCCGCATCACAAATTAAAAACCTTAGCATACCGATTATTTATTTAACTGCCTACAAGAATAAGTCCTTGATTGAAAGGGCCCAAGAAACTGATCCCTACGGTTATATACTCAAACCCTACGATGAGTATGAGCTAACATTAACCATTGACATGGCCCTTAAAAAACATGAGCAAATAACTAAAATGGAAGGAATAATACAGGAAACACCATTACCACTATTCTTTATAAACAACCAACATGAAGTAATATTTTGGAATAAAGCCATGGAAAAATTGAGTGGAACACCTATAAATGAAATAATTGGGACTGATAATCATTGGCAATCATTTTATGATAGTAAAAGACCTTGTATGGCGGATTTGTTAATGGATAATAAGTTTCGGATGATGCATGAATTGTACTCTGGAAAAATTGATATGTCCGATGATTCCTGGAGTGCAGAGGAGTATTTTCCAAAGGTTTACGATGGAGTCATGCTCAATTTCAGTGCTTCTCTAATAAAAAATATTCAGGGCAAAACCATAGGTGCATTGGAAATTGTTGATGTAAAATAA